The segment TCTTTAGCAGATAGCATGTTTCATGTTTGCCTATACACATAAGATCCTGCATATCAGAAATCTCTCTTAGGATAGTATTTGAACAGAGCCAGTCTGCAGTCCATAAGAAAGTTCTGGTTGAGTAAGCATATAGTTCCTCTTCTATGAGGAATCTTGAACCCTGAGAATTCAAGTGAGAATGTAATCCAGCTTTGCTGGTCAATTAATTTGCAAGATCTCTCACACaacaaaatattagaatttacaAGAGTTACTCAAATGGAAATAGAATTGTAAACAGTTTACTAGTTTGGATTTTTAATGCTGAACAAGAAATAGTTTCTACTGACAATTTAAAGCAAAATTTGGAAACTGAAATAAACTAGACAAAAAGGACAAATTCTCCATTTGGCTTCCATCCTATGCTTAGGAAGCTTGGCAGTAAGGCCTGTTCTCAACGATACTGGAAAATGCAAAAATGAATAAACAGACAAATTGTCAGTTCTGCATGTCACCAGTTCTAATCCAAAATTGACTGTAACATGCTATCtcaaaacatattatatatcaaaagatgCAATTTCAATGAGCCATCAATAAATGACACAACTAATTCCAATAAGCAACTTTTTCCAGAATTGTATGTTGCTAGTATTAGCCCACTAAACTAGAAAAGGATTCTCCAAAAAGAATTTGTGCCTCAACCTCCAAGAAAAAAAACTGTTGTGATTGCCTGAATGcacaacttaaaaattattttcttttctttttttgggttggAATAAGAAAAAACTTTACTCTGTAGGTTCTTTcaggcaaaaaaaaaattcaataaaactatgcacaTCACTTTCAATACACAAATGTGTATACACTTGATATGTGTCaccatgtgattgagtgattttaaattaagaataaaacaacattcaatcacataatgacacacatAAAAGTGTACCCATTTTTATACTCAAACAGGGTatgcatagtattactcaaaaaaattataatttcttaaaaagGGCTAGCTTAAaaaccttaatttaatttttttttaaaatcaatatatcaaAAGGGATATCCAATTTCtcagaattttgaaaaatacttttcccaaagtttttcaaaataaaggTTTTGttgacatatataatttttttcaatcaaactaaAGCAAAAGTGGTTTAAAATACTCGTTAGGTTAAGGGGTTCTAATTTGCTGTATtgttaaatatgataaagtGTGCAAGATGTAGAAAAATATGTCCCCTACAACATTTTGTAATCACATGGATAACACTTTTCTATTTTAGATTCTGTAAAAACTCTGTACATCACAATATAACATGCGCATCATACAACACTAGAGATATAAATGACACACAATGTGATATGCTCATTTGACTCAAATAGTGACAAAACCATTTTtctatttactttaaaaaaaaaaaaaaacttgtgaACTCATCTATACCCTTATGACCAAACAAAAGTATCAAGGACCTTTCAAGCGTAGGATGCAACTATCAACGGCAAAAATGAAACCACAAAAAGACAATTCATATCAATATGACCTGAACAAGGGCCAAGATAAAGCTTGAGgtatgtttaaataaaattaaaaatgaaaaagtgcAGGAGtcaacaaaaagagagaataaaagTTTGAGATATAAGAAAAACGAAAACATGATCAGTTCCAGAGTTTCTGAATGAATATGATCAAACTCTAGAATTAATGGACTATGTAgcatagaagaaaataaaaatattttcactaCCACAGGCGTGCAATCGGCCCTATCTTATACCATGCTCACAATAAGATCTTCAAAGTTAATATATTCAGCAAATTAATGGGCTATGTAgcatagaagaaaataaaaatatttttactaccACAGGCATGCAATCGGCCCTATCTTATACCATGCTCACAATAAGATCTTCAAAGTTAATATATTCAGCAAATTAACTCACAAGAACGGAACTGACCTTAATGAAACCGATTTCCTTAGCATTGCTGCGGAAGCACTGCCTGCAACACATTAGCCCATACTTCCTGATCAACCCATGCGGGTTTCCACATACGCGGCTGATAAACAAAACATACGTACATCAGTTAAAGTAAACAATTAccaagaaaaaaacaaacaaacaacagaTCACCAGATTCAGTAACTTCAACACcctcatgtttttttttttttaaatatgaatagaATACAAAGAAGAATAAGGTAAAACAACTATCACCTCAAGACAAATAAACATTATAAACACCATCAACGAGAGAAGTAAAACCAAAAGAAAGTTAAAAGACAAATAAATTCCACATCTAATCACTTCAACGATAAAGCCTttcagataatatataattaacttcCGAGGCGAGTTCTTCACTtgtttaagaaaagaaaactaaaaacataAGAAACAGACCAGGTGCGTGATCCAGGGCCGTAGTTCTTAGGATGTGAGTTCCACACGTTCGAATGACCCATCTTTCTTTCTCCTTCCTTCTCTACAAATGCAGATCAAACTCAATGGTCGAGACGGGAAGTTAAGAAACCCTAAGCTGAGGAACACTCCCTTTAGGCCTAGCAAATGGATGGATCGGGTTCGATACGGGTTTAAAAAGTGTACGGATTGATATGCTGATTTATCactaatattaatatttttattaacaaaatatttaatatacatactatttaaatttatttttaatacaacaaATCCTTTTGTTAATTTCATGTTAAGAAAAAGgtacatatttaaatttatattaaatatattataagtttaatattaaaaaataaataataaataataaatatgtactCGACTTaattatgcaaattttatatcaataaatataggtctaaaatatatataaatttaaaaaattaagactCATACATATTTCTACTTGAATTACATGTGAATCTTATAGGTGAATTgtttattttaccaaatttactTTTGGCTATTTATAACAATATcgttctt is part of the Mangifera indica cultivar Alphonso chromosome 13, CATAS_Mindica_2.1, whole genome shotgun sequence genome and harbors:
- the LOC123194327 gene encoding 40S ribosomal protein S29-like, which gives rise to MGHSNVWNSHPKNYGPGSRTCRVCGNPHGLIRKYGLMCCRQCFRSNAKEIGFIKYR